The window aatgagtgtttttaagcggcctgaaatcaagGCAAgtgtagactctgtaaagttaacctccaattagatacGACCCTCTTAAATATGccacaccaggacttcaatatagtTTTTGACCTCCAAAataagcgacctctggcttcgtaattattaaaaagtgtcgctataaatcgaggtcttacggtaccTCCATTTAATTGTGAACAAGCTCGaaggtgtcgcatatttggaggatCACCTTAATTAGAGGTCTTACGGTACTATCCTATGCCATATCGCCATACACAATCATGTAATAGTAAAATTCAACCATAGGCGCAAGGCTatatgcatataatttatgGTTGGATTTTAATGCTGTTGCAATTAAAAACACAGTGCACCATACTTGTTTGAAAACTTCGCTTTTCTCCAAGTGCACAAATTTTTTGTTGTCCTCCCGATCCCATAGTGACTTTAGCTGGCTGGGAGAGCCAGAGCTGAGGTCAGGGCTAGGGGATCTTCCAATGGCCAAGGACAGACAAGCGAGCAGCATACATGAGAGACACCAGCTTCCAAGAGACATACTGACAGTTCAATCCAATCAATGGATAGCTTGTCAGGACAGAAGAAAATTTATGTGCCTTTGTTTACTTTCAGAAGAGGATGGAGTATTTTAACTGGGCGTGACTTAAAATCGGcacgcctataattatatcgaaaACTGAACTGTGCAGAACAATGGCGGTTCCTCGTGTGTTGGTGTATGGGGGTAAAGGTGCCCTGGGCTCTGCTGTAGTGAACATGTTCAAGACAAAGAATTGGGTGACTTTAAACTGCATGTGTTTGCATGCAGCCATATATAAATTACACCCACCATCTTATACTAATGTATAAAGCATCACTTGGACATTTCCCATTATGATATCACCATTTTTGTGCATACCAGTAGTACAACAGCATACTCATTCTTTCcatgctgcatgcacacatgtgtAGTGGGTGTGCTCTGTGGACCTGTTTGAGTGTGAGGCTGCTGATTGCAACGTCACCCTCACTCCAACTGACAGCTGGACCAGCCAAGCAGAGGAGGTGATGTAGTTAGAGCTAtaagtgtacgtgtacgttGGTTAGGAGCATTGCTGCCTGCTTTCCAACCCACACCATGTAGCCTGACGTAGTGCATCTTGCACAAGGTGacaccagaggaggctggaaccacttgaccttagctaattaagatCACTAATTGGACACTTCTCTTGCCGACTACTTTAAGCTTATATCTGTAAGTTTAAAaggttatttttcaggggggggtcaaattttatttttgccaatattgctcagaagcagagatacaagtctcaaagccaggacctcgagaacaagccgctcatgatatcgaggctagtacaagagcaagacttttgattgtatctctgcttctgagcaaaattggcgaaaataaaatttgccCCCCCTGCAAAATAAACTTACAGACACtaaaactaggcttgaagtagtctgcaagagaagtttggagaaatccaattagtgaccttaattagctacagtcaagtggttccagcctcctctgaggTGACACATTACTGTAGTCGGCCCACTTAAAATAAATGCGCAAGAGGCACATATCTCTTTTTTGTTTTGTGAGGTATCCTTTAGTATTATTTTGTCGATTGCTACTGATTTAATTGCAGGTTTCTAGCAAAGTTGATGGTGCACTAGGTGACAGTAAAGTGGATGccattgtgtgtgtagctgGAGGATGGGCAGGTGGTAATGCTGCTTCCAACGGTGGGGTCACTTGTAGACTGACTACTCATGAGatgatgcactgtattatTGTGTAGAGTATGTGAAGAACTGCGATCTGATGTGGAAACAGAGTGTGTGGACATCTGTGCTTGCGTCACAGATTGCTGCTAAGCATCTCAACAGGTGCAGATACGTACACAGTGTAAGGAACTGGGTGTAGATCTCAACTGGGGCTTACAACAATATTGTGTACTCCTAATTCTCCAATTTACATACCGGATATAGCGCCAAATTTGGTTGCAAATGATTGCTGTGTGAAGGGGCTATCCTGAAAAAATCCGCTGTTGTAAATTTAGAATCTGTCTGAAGCTTGTTTCAGGCAGGCTGTGGGTAATGGGACTTttatatatatgcactgtCATTTTTCACTGCTGCAGTGGAGGTTTCCTGCTACTGACTGGCGCCAAAGCTGGTCTGGAAGGAACACCTGGTGAGTGGGATCTCATACCTGTGTCCTCGCACTTCATTGTCGTAAATGTCAAGTTCGTTCAACAAGCATGTAGAAATTATTTTGGCTGTAGTCAGGCATATGTCCATGCAGGGATGATCGGATACGGGATGGCAAAGGCAGCTGTTCACCAGCTGGTGGCGAGTCTCTCTCAACCAAAGAGTGGAATGCCAGAGAATAGCTCTGTCGTTGCAATCCTACCGTGAGTATTACaggttaaaataattatatgcaatcgTGCAGTTtgaaactagagcactgaaatgctaaccctcggctgttgacatgaataatatAGATCCTAGAGGAGAGTATTACGATAAATGCCTTagtatgtacacatgcatgagcATGGTAGCTGGCTAGAGGCATGCCATGAAACATGCACTCTGGACTATGATCACTGAAAAGTcagtcagcaaagaagactGGAGTCTTAGAATAGTTATGGCTCCTGGTATGCTATTctatatacattgtagcttTCTACTTGTGACCCTTTGTTCCTGGTAATAcatacctcgaataaaggccgcgtgtaacTAGCTAGCCATgtagccaacgtgcaagtttaaTAGCTTTTGCTTTAAATCAAAATCTGCCTGCAGCGCTATGgaatccaggtaagcagactcagaaaGTACAAAAAGAGAAACGAACCAACTACTATAACTCGAGGCCGCTCACGCACCTGGTTAGTGAGAATCTTTCGTCTCATTTCAACCCATGCCTTTTATAGCTATGCATGCAGCATTCAATTAACATCCACGCaatgtatacaattatattTGGGAATCGATCCACATGCAGAGTGACCCTGAACACCCCTGCAAATCGCAAAGCGATGCCAAATGCTGACTTTGCTCAGTGGACACCTCTGGACGAGTTGGCCAGTCGGCTTGTCAGCTGGAGCGCTGGCGAGGATAgaccccctccctccaccaaTCTCCTGCAGGTGGTCACAGTGGACGGGGTTACCACCTACACCCCCGTCAACTGATTGACTACTGGACTATAGATGtactaagagtataattatatacatactgCTATAAACTTGTCTAGCTCTGTTCTCATACtgatacatgcagtgtacatacatacatttaTCTGTccctattatataattatataccgagTATTGAAACTCACTTTTTGTTTAAAAAATCATTGCACATTTGTCAATcatatatgcacatgcatgactgtatatacaccAACACCTGCATGTGTTGATTTATAGAGCTAGGACACAATTATAAAACAAGCAGTGAACGGTCGATGGTGGTGGAAGTTCTATACATTTTGAGTCCGAGGAACAGTCCGATACATATTGCCACGATGATGAGAGTGCACCATATGGGGTGTACGGACCAATAGAGTGAGAATATCTGCAAAGTGAAACAAATTCGACCAATTCCACTGTGTACCGGTAtagtatataatatacatgcactaattATGTTTACAGTCAGACCTAGTCTCGCAAGCCACGCCCCTTCACTCAAAGAAGGGTCGATCTGGCAATAATGTGCAGGTGGAGTTGCCCAGTTAAGTACTCACTCTGCTGCTTAGCTAATATGACATCATGTGGGTGTGTTTTATGGTATGAGTGGGTTGATAATGACCTTTTACAAatctacaatctgattggaagTGCCAAGATCCTGGCGCAGGGGACAACTCCATACTGTTGCCAGACACTTCTTCAAGTgaaggggtgtggcttgtgCGACTAATTCAGGCAATGCATGAGTATAATAGGAGGATTTAAGGTGTACAGTGGTACCGCTTTACGGCCACCTCAGATGAATGACCATAATCTAATTAGGTCCAGTGTTGGAGGTTCTAGTGGCCCCCTAGACAACGAGTCCTAGGATCCAATGCATGACTCAAAACAAGATTCAGTGACCCCCAGCAAAGAACACACAATGATGATTGTGTATGCACAAATGTATTAGTCAGTTATTGTTGTCAGTTGCGCTTCAACAAGATCGAAAATGCTAACACATCAATAAAGAAAAGGGGCGGGGCGGGGCTTAAGGCCTGTTTTCACCACCCTACGCTCACCTGTGACAGAAGCTCCACCTCGTGTACATGCTCAGAACTACCACCGGCAATGTACACTGTCTTGTGACCACTCACACGGCATCTATATAGAGAGAAAAAATGAAGTTCTTGTTCCCAATTTCACTCTCAAACAGCTACCAAAAGGAATACAGTCACTAGACTAGCTTATATGGTTTGTCTAATCTTGGTTTAATTTTCTACAGGTATATAGTCCGTACACggtgagctacatgtaggtcaaAGTAGTTAAATTAGAAGCAGGATTTTTTTAGACATCAACCAATCAGTTGCATGCAAAAAGCGTATCTTTGCAGTAACCCTGCTCACCTTGAAAGAAGTTCCAGGCTGAGTGAGGAGGCGTCCTGTGATACGTGTGAGCAGGCCTTCAGCCACACCGCCCGGCTGAGAGAGAAAGATGTAGCATTCTCAccaccagagagagacagGGTGAGGGGAAATGAGAGGATACCAAGAAgaatgtgtgactgtgtgtgggtgtgagggtcAGGGTAAGTGTTTCACTGTGATTGTGTATATTAACATGAAGCAATAGTAGAGTCAGCGAATGACACCCACAAAAAGGTATAAGTGCATAGCCCAAAATTGAAGAATACAGTCAATGAAACTGAAGATCCcaactatgtgtgtgtatataagtATACACGTGTGTTATTGTGCAAGCAAGCATTGAACAATTAAATGTTATCTAAGTACCCCTTACAACACTTAGATAACACTtactgtgtctgtgtgctTGGCTAGTGCCATGTCACACTCTTTCTTCACCACTGGGATCACTAGCTGAGGAAGGAGCTCTGAAATGGACACGGATGTGTCAGCAACCACCTGTACATACAGCAGCCAAAATAGAAACACTGCATTGAGTAACATATAATTTTGTGATACATTCAGACATAACATCTTTATGTTAATAGAGTAAACCACCGATTATCGAACACGTGCTATTTTTGAACGCTTGTTCTCAAAGACAGTGGCTCAGAGCACTAAGCTGATAGTACCTAGGTATAGACAAGGTAAGGCTCTATTCAAGTCCAAACTCAcggccaacaaaaagcttcttCGGCGGAGTGACAGGGCCAAATACTCAactattggaacagatttgTAGCCATGACATAATGTAGTGTAGCCATGACATAATACTGCAACTTTAGGAAAAAAATGGAGATTATGAATAAAAAGGTATTAATCGTTCGGATTTTGATGGCAATACTGGATACAGCTCTGGTTTCGAGGTCTGACTCCAAACCATTAGACAATGGTGGCCTCTTGAAAAAGTCCAGTATTGCCATCAAAATCCGAATGACTATTGCCTTTTTCTTTATAATCTCCGGTGTAGCCATGACATAATACTGCAACTTTCGGAAAAAAATGGAGATTATGAGTATTAATCATTCGGATTTTGATGGCAATACTGGACTTTTTCAAGAGGCCACCATTGTCTAACGGTTTGGAGTCAGACCTCGAAACCAGAGCTGTACATAATTTACTGGTTGTAGATTACGGTCatgcattgtagctagctgcttagaGCCTTCTGTCGATACGAGAGAGAGAGTTCGAAGAATCGTGGTTATGTTCGAactaaatctgttccaatagtTAAGTATTTGGCCCTGTCACTCCGCCGaagaagctttttgttggccgTGAGTTTGGACTTGAATAGAGCCTTACCTTGTCTATACCTAGGTACTATCAGCTTAGTGCTCTGAGCTGCtgtcctcgagaacaagctTTCGAAAATAGCACGTGTTCGATAATCGGTTGTTTACTCTAGCAAGGTACACTGTGGCTACCAATTTTAAAAACATGCACATAACAGAAATTCAACAGTGTACTGTACGCCACTAACCGCCATGACAGTGAAGTGGGCCTTCTTAAAACCTTCTAACACACTGCTTGTGAAAGTGGACCGCCTTGTGATTTTCTCGACATGGTAACCTTTGATCTTGGCTGATTGGAGGTCAAACTTCACAGGCTCATAAACAGACAATAAAAACTCAGGCTCCAACTCGTGTTTTGATAAGGCTGGGTTTGGTGTGTGTGAATAATACGATAAAAAGACTTATACACATGGATTTGAGAACATTACAAAGAATTCATTTGAGTCTCACATTAGTAGGATTTCAAGCTCCCAGGCTAAAGGGGGGGTCTCCAAAACAGAGGCTCAACTAATATCAAGGGTCAAGAGTTTGCTCACATGTGACTCACACTGAATGATATTCTGGCAAATTTGTTTGATGTTGTCCTGGTCAACATCGAGAACCACAACGGACACCTTGCGAAACTTTTGTGGGCGTGGCTCAACATGCATCAGCGAAGAGGGGGAAGAGTTGATCCACATCACAGCAGCAAAAATCACACACCCAAGGAAACTCTGCAAAAAGGAACACACTTACCCCAGCTGGTCAAAGtacaagtagctagctaggacCTGTTGCCACATACACACTGAGTAGATTACTTTTAAGCTCACCAATAATGCAACCAGTAGCCTGGACCTCATGAATCATAACAGCCCTGAGTATCTTCTTCGTTCCACAGTCCTAGTACAAGCAAACACTCAGATCAGAGAGCTAGAGACAGTACagaggtagcctcgatcccagcccctctagtgagaggggctgggatcgaggctagtacagaGGGATCAAGAACATGTGTTTTGTGGTTGACCCTTCTGGAGCTGAATTTCAAAAGGGGGCGTatctcagcataattattgtgagttgcatgctgTCCGTTTCTAATTCTGGCCCCCTTGTCCTAGTCTATAGATCCTTGGACTAAGTTTCAACCACAGAGGCAGACAATCACAATCTACAGGTAAGGTATAACTATGCTCTGTAGACACAATGATCACATTGTCTAGTATCTGTAGTGGGAGTGCTTGTGCCTTATTGAGTTAGTCACACATGATTGCCACTACCATATGAGTATACCCACAATCATGCACAATTCATTCTGTGTGTTTACTGACCCTATATATCATAATAAAAGTACCTATTTGTATATTGCACGCTCCAAATTTGCGTTAGTGCCTTGATTAACAGACCATGAGTTTCAATTCGTAGCTATACAAGCCTCTATTAATTGCTTGTGCTCTATAGCTTGCACTTGTGTGACTGAATAGTGTAGACCTACATGAAGACTCTACTGTGTGAGGTACTAGCTATACGCTCTAAATTATATGCAGAGACCATTCTGCTTGCCGTTGTTGATATCTGAAATGTCTGAGGTGGAGCTGAAGTCACGTGTGGTCCAACTGGAGACAGAGTTGGAACAGGAGAGAGCCAAGTCTAAACAGCTGCAGAATGAAAAGGTCACAGAGCTCGAAGCCATTCAAGAAGCAGCTAGGAGGCATATAGAAGAGTTGAAAAGAAGTTTTGAAGATGAAAAACAGGATCAGGTAAGAATAAATATCGCTTATATAAGGCCAGGAGTTGATACCGAGCATTGGTAATCTAAGGGAGTGGAACAATCTGTACCATTCCTTGTAAATAACCTGAATGACCCACATGGACAGTGTAATAACTATCCTCTTGCTTAGTCTGCCCGCGAGAAGAAGGGGAGGTCAAGCGTGACAGCAAAGTTCAAACAAGAGCTTCGACAACAGGTGAACACACTGAAAGTCTGAGCATAGGCCATCTGTATGATAGAACCTCTCTAATCCAAGCCTCTTAATTGTGGCATATTTAGTCTTAATTATTACTGTTACTGTGTATATGCACTGTTAGTAACTACAACTGTCGGTGAATTGTATATCATAGTACTTTCACTATAAGCAAttctattatacatgtatacgtgtacCCACACCATTAGGTTGAGCAAGAGCTGATTACATCATACACCATTGAGCGTAAAAAGATAACACAGGACTTCGACTCCCAATTTAAGTCAGCAGCTGAGGAGATTTCTCGTCTCAAAGCCACCCTCAAGAACAAGGACACTCTCTTGCAGGAGAAAGAGAAGGAACTTCGTACCAGTGTTGAGAGAACAGGACGCTCGGAAAGAAAGGCTAGCAAGCAACATGTGAGTAGTGTTGTGAGAGACACCCACACATTTCTTACCTGATTTTATTCACAACCCACAACCCTGTTTGTACTTTCATTTCAACACTTACAATTGCCATACTTTGTGCATAGATTGATGAAGTGGAAAACCATCGCCGCCAAATGCAATCTAAGGAAAAGGAACTGTCTCAACTTGCTGAGAAGCTCTCTCGTACAATGGTGAGAGGCCAGTGTTCTCcttagtgtacatgtatgtgcaagCAATGCCTTCCTCAATTTCATAATTTTAGGCTGACAAAGACAAACTTGTCGAAGATATGAAGCGACTGAAAGAGCCTGATATGTGGGGGCATAGGTCGACCACACCTACCTCTCCCTCGCTCTCCCCAAGTGCTAGCGTTGAGGAGCTATCCGCTGTAAGTAATACACATGTGTGGCTGCTGATAACATTGTCGTCTTTGCAGGTGTCAAAGCAGGTGAGCAGACGAGAGAGAGACATGGTGATACGAAACAGTGAGCTCAGCTTTAGAGTACGCACTCTTGAGGGTTACGTGTCAGACTTTAGGGGAGAGAATGCCGATCTGGTGAGATTGCATGTGTTGTATGTTGGCGGCGTGCACTAGTTTATTACATGATGCTTTGTGTATTGTGGTGTTTTGTGCTCTCCGTTCAATTTCATTCGTGTACTGAGAAAAGTCCAACTAATTTCTCCCCTGGCACTAGCTCATTGCTATAATTGTCATAGAATTATTTGTTGAGTTACTGTAATGATTTAGCTGTAAAATGCAGCTAAGTTCACCAATTTACGTAGGTata of the Halichondria panicea chromosome 2, odHalPani1.1, whole genome shotgun sequence genome contains:
- the LOC135332207 gene encoding dihydropteridine reductase-like; the protein is MAVPRVLVYGGKGALGSAVVNMFKTKNWWVCSVDLFECEAADCNVTLTPTDSWTSQAEEVSSKVDGALGDSKVDAIVCVAGGWAGGNAASNEYVKNCDLMWKQSVWTSVLASQIAAKHLNSGGFLLLTGAKAGLEGTPGMIGYGMAKAAVHQLVASLSQPKSGMPENSSVVAILPVTLNTPANRKAMPNADFAQWTPLDELASRLVSWSAGEDRPPPSTNLLQVVTVDGVTTYTPVN
- the LOC135332206 gene encoding uncharacterized protein LOC135332206, with product MRSRLLVALLSFLGCVIFAAVMWINSSPSSLMHVEPRPQKFRKVSVVVLDVDQDNIKQICQNIIQSLSKHELEPEFLLSVYEPVKFDLQSAKIKGYHVEKITRRSTFTSSVLEGFKKAHFTVMAVVADTSVSISELLPQLVIPVVKKECDMALAKHTDTSHILLGILSFPLTLSLSGGENATSFSLSRAVWLKACSHVSQDASSLSLELLSRCRVSGHKTVYIAGGSSEHVHEVELLSQIFSLYWSVHPIWCTLIIVAICIGLFLGLKMYRTSTTIDRSLLVL